GCAGTTGCCCTTCTGCAGGCAGGTGCACGTTGCGCTGAATGAATGTTGTTCGTCGTGCAACGGCAGCGGTGGCAGAGGAATTAGCCAAGGGCCATGCCTCAGCTCCAAACAGCTCTTTGGGCTTTCTGTTCTGTGAAAGCAGCAAGAGCAATTCCAGAACACAGCTTACAAAAAAGATAACTGACCCCAACCCTGCTATTTTCATTTGAGTCGCTGGGTGGAGTGTAGGACTTCTCACAGCAGGTAGGGAATGcttctgcttttgctgcctgTGAGAACTTCTTTCCCAACAAGACTCTCCTCCgcttgccctcctcctgcccctagTAAATAGCCCCAGTATTTAGCCTTGCTCAGGACAGAGAGTGGCCAAGCAACTCCTGTGCAGCTGCACTGGCCTGAGCGGGTTGTCCGTAGCCAGCGGGGATGGGGAATTCTGCTCTGCCCCAGCTTTTTGGGAACAggctgcaggaaggaggagagacaTTGTTGTTACCTGCCGGTACTTGGCTGGCAGATCTCTCGTTCTTCTCCCTCACCTACAGGCATGAGGTTTACCAAACGTGGTCCTGTGGTCATGCTGAAGGCACCACCCAAGCTCTCATTCACCTCAGCCTATTCCTTCCACAGTTCCTCGAGCCATGGGATACGCCAGGCTACACATCTGCCTTTTCTCAGCTCCTAACAGACTCTGGTTTTGTCTCCTGCTGCAGTTCCAGTGGTTCACACACTCGCCATGACTCCTGTCGTCGACGGAGACTTCCTTCCAGACATGCCAGAGAACCTCTTTGCCAACGCTGCTGACATTGACTACATTGCTGGGGTCAATGACATGGATGGGCACATCTTTGCTGGCGTTGATTTACCTGCTATCAACCGCCCATTTGTGAAAGTCACTGCGTAAGTGAAGGATGCTCTTAAAACTCTTAACAGGAGGAACCTTATCTTTAACGTAGTCCCCAAACTCCAAGGACTTAGTCCTGAGTGGACAGGGCACTACCTTCAAAACAGGATGTCACTCTAAGCCAGGGTGCCCAGGGCATATGTTGCCAAATCCAGAGCCTTCAAGAGAAAGGACCAGCTCGTGGCGAAGCTTCCCCATATACCTTTAAGGTGCTCCTGAACTCAGCACCAGTGATAGGCTTGGCAGCCCTGATGCTCTCTGGCCAGAGCCGGTACGTGCCAAACATGCTGGATACCCATCCACAAGACTCCTTTCTGCGGACAAAAGGAGCTTATGGCCAATTCAGCCCTAAGCTGTTCTACCGAGAAAGCTGGGAAGCACATGCCCTCCATCTAAGACTAGGGATGAAATCACTGGCTTTTACTCCACCAAACCATTGCTAACCACAGGGTTGGATGTGAACGTCAACAGGAGCTGGGATCTGTTTCCATGAGGCCTGACCCCCTTGAAGCTGCAGACCTGCAATTCATTGATACTACTTGTCTTTCCAGGGATGAGGTCTATAATTTGATCAAAGGACTTACTGTGGACAGAGGCGAGCGCGGAGCCAACGCGACATACAATATCTATACGCAGCCATGGGGTGACAACCCGAGCCAGGAGCTCATAAAGAAGACAGTGGTGGACCTGATTACTGACTACATCTTCCTGGTTCCCACACAGTGGGCACTGAACCTGCACCTGCAGAATGCCCGGTGAGGAGCTTTTTGGTACTGAGTACACGCTTACACAGGGCTCATACAAACACTGTTTCTCTAATGCTGCAAAGGGAGTCGTGCTaggaatttgttttaaattcccATTCAAACAGGTGTTCGCTTCCTAAAAACTTCAGACTTCATCCTAGCAATGTTTGATGCCACGAGACATGGCAGTTGCATGATACCACGGTTAGGGTGAAAATCACAAATGGAAGTTAAAAATTATCAGGTAGAAGGATGTCGTCGTGGTTTgcgctggactggccactgaaacgaacgacagatgctctctcccacctctctctctctctctctcaaggaTGGTCCTGAGACCACCTCTTAGATGCATGTGAGCATCTTCCAAGGCTGAATCTCTGCCTCTGCTGGTATTTCTAGCATAGTTATGAATCTGCACCCCTTTCTGTGCTCTCTGCTCGCAGCTGCTTAGCCAGTCTCTTTTATTCCCCCAGGAATGCCAAGACGTACAGCTACCTGTTCTCCCAGCCATCCCGAATGCCCATCTACCCAAGCTGGGTAGGGGCAGACCATGCTGATGACCTGCAGTACGTGTTTGGGAAACCCTTTGCCACCCCCCTGGGCTACCTGCCCAAGCACAGGACTGTCTCAGGTGCCATGATTGCTTACTGGACCAACTTTGCCAGGACAGGGTGAGTGATTCCAGTTCTGTATTTCAGGCTTGCTGCAGCACTTCAACCTGCTGCTTTTGCCTATTAACTTCTCAGGAGCAATTCCCAAAGCGGGGTGTCCTCTGCCTGTACTTCTGCTGTGAGTCTCGTTCTTCATCTCCCAGGGGTGGCGTTTGCTCTGGGTCCTCCTCATCCAGGGAACACCTGGGGACAGCAGAAGCATTTCCAGAACTTGTGAACTCTGCTTAAACTTAATCATGATATTTGTTTCTGAATCCTGACATTCAGACAGGAGTTAAGCCCCTGTCTGCAGCTAGGGACGATGGTAGCGGGGACCAAGGGAGGAGACTGCAGGTCAGCAAGTCACTCCTAGCAGGCAGAATTGCTATTGCTTGACTCTCTCTGGCAATGTCAGACTCTCTCTTTGCACTCGCTTAAAGCCTCACGTGAGCAGATGCGGGCCCTGCCAAACTGCTTGAACCTTGCTGTGTCCACAAGTTTCCCTGATAAAACTGaacttctatttctctttttttccccagtgatccCAACAAAGGGAACTCAAAGGTGCCCGTTAACTGGCCACCCTACACCAATGAGGCCAGTAACTACCTGGAAATCAACAACAAGTTGAGCCAGAACTCTGTGAAGCAGAATCTGAAAAGCCGGTATGTGACCTTCTGGAACACGGTCTATCAGAGTCTGCCACAGGTTGCCAACATCTCCCTGGCTAATGAACTGCTGTGGAACtaagaaaaaacaccttttaaatatTGGCCCAATTCATTAAAAGCTTGCTTGTAACTGAGCAATTCCAGGTTCTCTGTGTCTTTGCCGTGACAGGATTTTCTCCCTAACATGgttggccccagagctggaggcagcgctgcagggggctctcccccgagcggagcagaggggcagaatccccccctcgccctgctgcccacgctgctggggatgcagcccctggtgtggggggtttctgtgctgccagtGCACGTTACCGGCTCACGTTGGGCTTTTCGTCcaccaacactgccaagtccttctcctcagggctgctctccagccattctctgcccagcctgggtttgtgctTGGGGTTACATCCACTCTAATAACAAACAGCTCTAAGGTAATTACAGTTGTAATATATGCACGCAAACCAACTGGTGAACTGTTGCCATACAGTTGCACCTCAGAAActcaaagaggggaaaataaacccaagggggaaagggtaTTATTCCACACTGATTTATGGGCACAAGTCCCCGCTTggcagaggctgggctgggctgggctagGGAGCTCCAGCTCCGAGCCCGACCTGGCAGAGGAGCACGACGGCCCGCTGGCCTCcacctccaccttctcctccatCTCGACCCACCCGAGACCCCGCGCGGCCCGGCCTGGCCTGTCGCCGCCGCAGTAGGAACCTTTCTGCGGCGGAACCTTTGTGCCGCGGCCGGGACGGACCGTGCAGGGGCGCTACCGGGAGGGACCAGGGCGGGGGAGCGATGGCGGCAGGGAggcggtggggggagcggggctcggCCGTGCTGGAGCTGCCCCGCACGCCGCGGATGGTGTGCGTGGAGTACCCGGGGCTGGTGCGCGACGTCGGGGCCATGCTGCTGACcctgggaggagagcagggggTGTCGCGGGTGAGGGGGGCCCGAAGGGCTCAGGGGGGCccggggggctgagggggaggccgggggatggaggagggtttCCAGGGCGAGGGgttggggccctgaggagggggctggaggcgGGGGTTGTCGGCGCCAGGGAGCCCCCCCTGCTGTGGGACCCCTCTGTCCGAGCCACAGGGGCCCAGCAGGCCCCACACAGGCCCCACGCGTGGGTTCGGGGTGACACAGCTCACCTGGGCCGCTGCCGTCCGTGGGCGATGGGGCGGGAGGTGTCGGCAGGATGGCAGCGGCTGTGTGTCCTCATGATGTGCTGCCCGTGTTGGCGGAGCGGGGGTTGATATCCCTGAGGCAGCGTGGGAGGAAACGGCTGATGCCCACCGCTGAGGGTGTGGGGCCGGTGGCCTGGTGCCAAAGGGAGTCCAGGGGAGACAGGCTGCGCGGGTGCAAAGCTAACAGGGACGGTGCCTACCTTTGCCGACAGATCTACGCGGACCCTGCCAAAAGGCTGGAGCTGTATTTCCGCCCCAAGGATCCTTACTGCCACCCGGTATGTGCCAATCGCTTCCCCACCTCCACCATGCTGCTCAAGGTGAAGAGGAGGACcaagaagaagaagcagctggACACCGAAGAACAAATCCAGCCAGAAGTCCAGTTTGAAATGGAAATTCTTGGGACTGTCACCACCGTTTACAAATTCCAAGGTAGTACTTGGATTTGTGTCCACGTAGCTTAAAGACAGCTATGTCTGATGGGAAAGGGAAGTGTTTCCCTCTAAGAATTTAGGACTGGAAGGACAATCAAGTCTCCTTGCTGTATAAAGCGCTGCATAAAAGTATCGGACTCCTGCTCCTGAATGTTGAGTGTTGTAAGAGATGTTGTGGTATTCACAACCAACTTCACAATGTTTTAACCTTTGTTTCTCTCAGGAATGTCTGATTTCCAGTACCTGGCAATGCACTCTGGTCCCGATGGCAAGCAAACCTCCATGTATGACAAAGTCCTAATGCTCAAACCtgagaaggaagaatttttcaaTAGAGAATTACCTCTCTACATCCCGCCACCAATTTTCTCACGTCTGGACACTCCTGTTGACTATTTTTATCGGCCAGATATACAACACCGGTTAGTGCCTTTTCTCATAATGTAGTAAATAGTTGTGTTGGTTCTGGAATGGACAGGCAGTGAAACATTCTGCTGGTTTGATATACGCTTGTAAGAGACAAGTCTCCAAGTTAAGATTTCCTTTTTCATCGCTTGAAGATGCATCAAATCCATTCTGACTTCAGTGTTGTTACAGGATTTGTGCTCTTGAGGCATCACAGGAGCACTAACTACATCATTCATGTGTTTTACCTCTTTAAGCTGCCGCCCTGTTCTGTTCTATCCCTCTTGATTTGGCACAACAGAGGCGGGCACACTTGAGAAACTGCCTGGCAGCAGAAACCTCAGCAAAAGTCCACTTGAGGCCTTGCCAGGTGAGGGGACCTGGAGATGTGGTGAAGATGACTGCCTCCCCCAGCACACCATGTGCAGCGTGGGGTGCAGTGAGCCCggctctctgcctgctgccagtGGGCTGGAACGTGCAGGAGTCAATGCCATATGCTCCTGTGACCACGTTCATGGGACCTGTTCCCTCCTGGCCCACGGCTGGTTTTGCCGGAACAATCTGTGAGATCTCCCACAAGaaacatctttcattttctcactgTAGTCCTTCATCGGcactttacaagaaaaaaaaattaatctaaactGCATTTCCATCTTGGCTTGTCCCTGGACCCTACTGAGCTGCAGTAATTACAGTAGAGGAAATGCAGAGGGTGaagccttttgtgctgcaaaCGCATTTCATACAAACAGTAGCCGATTGCCTGAGGGTTTTCTGTCGGATAGTACAGGGGACCTCTGTCATTGTGCAACTGGATGTAGCTTTGCTGGGGtttcttcaaatttaaattttcttgCCTCAGTGATGTCACAGGAGTCTTTTACGGTACCAGGATGTGATTCCAAAATCCATAGGGAGGTGTGGCCAAAGATAAACCAACCCATTGCTCACATGGCTGAGtcccttctcttccaaaatctGGGGCACAAACTTCCATTTTCGCATGTTCCCGTGAAGGCCCCGAGTCCATGTGTGCCACAGGCAGAAAGCAAACCCgatcctttccccctttcttagGGAGGGATACAACAATCCCCAGGTGTCTGGTGAGAACCTGATTGGCCTCAGCAGGGCCCGTCGCCCGCACAACGCTATCTTTGTGAACTTTGATGATGAAGAAATCCCAACTAAACCCCTGGATGCTGCTGTACAGACCTGGAAGAAAGTGTGCACCAACCCTGTGGATAAAAAGGCGGAGGAAGAGCTGAGAAAGGTATGTGCCATAGTTCTGCCTTGAGCACTGTACTGTCACATGCTCTGCAGGAAAAAACTGCTCGCAGACATTTTCTCTGAGTTCCCTAGAAATTCTTGCTGACTGCAACTGAATGATAGAGCAAGTATCAGTAGACATCACCGAGACTGCTGTGTTAAGCTCGGTTATGCAAGTCAAGATTTGAATCTGCCTTTGCAGCCAACACAAGTTACATTCCTTTTTGTGCCACTAGTTCTTATGTTACCGTTCTGGTAGCTCATTCTGAGGGCAAAAGGCCCTGATACAAAAGAAAGTCTACTTGCAGAGCTGAACTGCCATTAGTGTAACCCACTTCCCACCATTTCCATGATTGTTTCTGTATTGTTTTAGCTCTTTGAAGTCCGTCCTGTCTGGTCTCGGAATGCAGTAAAAGCCAATATCAGCGTTCACCCAGACAAGCTGAAACTTCTGTTGCCGTATTTGGCCTATTACATGGTGAGTCTGTACATCTGCCCCTGTGCCTGTCTGGGGCTGCTCGGAGGCAGAGCAAGGGAGCGTCACCTGGGTGTTCCTGGTTCTTCGCAGTTTCTGAGGTCCCACCACTAAGTACCTGAGCTTCGCGTTATgttgaaagaaagatgaaaaactctgctttttaaCAGAAGTTAAAACCATGGAGGATTCAGTAACTGTTCGCTCcgttggtttgatttggttttgtactTCAGTCAGACACTCAAATTGACTGTCCATCTGGGAATGATAGCAGAATTTTTCCAAACAAACACTTTATTAATGTGACCTTGCAAGTTAGTTTGTAAAAGCATGCAAATATTTGGGCTTTGATGCACTGATTGCCCAGGTTTCAGTTGTAAATACTGGTGTGGCAAGTGAGGAAGAAGCTGATAAAAAAACCAGTTTTGGGGCAATGAGGGGAAATACAAGAATTTTCTTAGAAACTGCAACACTGTACTGAAGAAACTTTGCAACACTGTACTGTTTTTTGTAACCATCTTCCCCCATGTGTGTTTATGCAGTTAACAGGTCCTTGGAGAAGCTTATGGGTTAGGTTTGGGTATGACCCCAGAAAACACCCTGAAGCAAAGATTTATCAAGTACTGGACTTCCGAATTCGCTGTGGAATGAAATATGGTAAAAGGGCCCAAACCACAGAAACGCTCCCTCTGCTTTCTGGTTAATCCTGGTagtacttttctttttacttgtttttcaAACTCTTTTGCCATATTTCTGCTCTGTTGAAGATGACATCTTTTGAGTTCATTGCTTACAGTATTTCTTCCTTAAActcctttaatattttatttcacagtatgCAATATGTCTTATCTCATGTGGCACATTCCAAACCCAGTGGACAGCTCGATGACTTTCCTCCTCCATGTGTTCAAAGCCGAAGTGGATGCAGATGACCATCTTCCCTCTCGCTCAGGGGAGGCACTGAGCAGTAGATTCTGATACTTATGTAGTAGCGTTCCCTCAAGGACCTTGTGCAGGATCTTGTGCAGGACGCTTGGTCTCAGACTTTGGGACAGAGGATTCCCCTGCTCTGATTTTGCAGAGGCTAAGGCGAGGGAAAGGACTTTCTGAGGTCATCTAATAAATCCGTGACAGAGCTGGCATCCAGTCATTAAGAGCAGATCACATCTCCCTCTTTGCAGGTTAAAGGGTTTGGTTGCTGTgacagctctcctctccccaccttgCTCAAGTCAGCATAGCCCAAAGACCACCCTGCCTCTCACACACCAGTCCAGCACCTCTGTTTCTGAGCCAGGGATATTGTGCAGGGTGCTTGCCCTCCGTtcattgttggttttcttttttcacctctaGGTTACGCCCCTAACGATATGCCTGTGAAGGCGAAACGCAGCACGTATAACTACAGTCTGCCCATCACTGTCAAGAAGCCAGGTATGCTGTGCCAGCAGAAGGGCTGTCtggctcttctgtttctttgtttacCCCAGCCTAGTAATAGGTAACGAAGGgtcttcctgtgttccagctgaGACAAAATTGGAGCTTAATTTCTCATTATAATATGGTGCTGCTGTTAAAGCCTGAAGAAGAATTTTCTGCTGGGAAATGTGGGAGTCCTGGATGCATGTCTGGCTGACCCACAGTATGTGTTAGCAGACAGAAGGGGGGTCTGCAAGCAGTGCTGTGGGAATTCAGCATTCACTTCTGTTTGGTGATGGTGCAGAGTAAGGGGAgagctgttcctttttctttgtcaagGGAGAGTAGAAACGGTTAAAATTATGAACAAATGCACTGCGGAAAAAGCCGCCAAACTCACCACCTTTCCTGTGACTGTCCACTAATGTCTCTGAAGAATGAGCAACACATGCTCACCTGTTGGGTTGGTCTGTTTTTTGCTGACCAGTGAAGTGGTATTAACATGGAGAAGTGACAGTACAACACCACGGAGTGAAAGATGTCCCTAATAAGgactctttttttgtgtgtgtctttcaGTAAGCCACACAGTCAGTGTACACGATCTGAAACAGGGGCTTGGTACGTCTGGTGCATCCGGTGCAAAAAAGCCTGCCTCCAGCAGGTATAAACTGAAGGTAAGAATTACTGTCTTTTACCAGAATCTTGAAATAGCTGAGTGAAAAAGGGGTGTTTCCTGTTTTGTCAGTCATTAAGGCGACAGTTGTGAATGAGTTGATGTCCTCAGGTGTACCTGGGAAGCTGCTAGTTGTACATGTCACTACAGAACTTCACCTGCTGTGCACTGAATGTATTCTCACGTGCTGCAAGATGGGATTGGTACTCTCAGCACTCATCTTATATGTTATGAGCATTTTGTTTCAATTGATAAAATTGGAATTTTACTGGCAGTGAAGTGCAAAAAATCACCATGTGTTTATCAGGCCATCCTGAAAAATCCAGCagggcaaaataaatatataaacaggagtcttttgttcttccctttttGCTAGAATGAAACCTGTGATCCACTGTTACACGGTAACAGGCTGCAGACAGAGCCACAGTTTGACGAGAGGAAGCGTGTCCTCTGCACAACTGCTGTTGTGACTGACTGTAGTGAAATTTTGCTGCATTCAGCTTTATCTTTTGCCATATGCAGACTTATGCCTTGGAACTGATTTGTGTTGGAATTGCCTTGTTCTTGAATCAGCCCATCGGAAGTACTTCTCAGTTAAGCCAGAGTTGTCCTGTTACACCACAAAATGCACGTtaatcctttccttctttcctcctcttagGAATCCATCTACGTTTTCCGAGAAGGAGCCTTACCCCCTTATCGGCAGATGTTCTACCAGCTCTGTGACTTGAATGTGGAAAGGTATTGCACGCTGTCATCTGAGTTTTCTGTTAGAGCTATAACATTTCTCATAGGACAATTACATGAATAACCAAATATGCTATTCCAACTCAGTAAAGTAAAATGGAAGTAAGCCATAGTCTGTCTCATTTGAAGCCTGCATCTGAATGTAGAAGGCTAGCGTTTCCTTCCCTTTTGCTCCTTTTTAGCCTTCAGAAAATCATACATCGGAATGATGGCACAGAGTCAGAATGCACAGAGCGGGATGGGTGGTGCCTTCCAAAGACTAGTGATGACCTGCGAGATAGCATGTCTCTGATGATAAAGCAGATAATCAGATCCACAAGACCCGGTAAGGATGCCTCTAAATCGCAAAGTGTATTGCTACCTTCCTGATGGTGTTGAGACGACATGGGCTGAATAAGGATGTTGCAGTCAGCACTGGGGCAGTAGCATTCCTGTATTTGCCTCCTCCTTTGTGCTACATCTGGTGTTCTTTGTGCTGTAGCTCATTGCAGTGCGTGAGCTGAGGCTGTTGTCCTGCAGCATGAGCGTGGGTTGAGATTAGTAATGGCTGGGAGTAAAGGTTTTCTCTTTCATCTTTCCAGTATCACAGCCTTCAGGTTTTAAATGTCTTTGCATAGTGATAATTAAGATCTTATTCTTACTGCTGTATCTGTTGGTGGCATTTTACTTTTTACTGATGTTATTAATTGTCCAAGAAgtgaggaaataatttttgcaCGATGCTGGGCCAAAGCGGTATCCCAGTGAATTAGGGGAGAATCAGCTAGGAGAGGAGGCACAGCACTGCAGATCCGCTGCTGTTCTGCAGGTGTTCTGGGAGTATGAAAACAGATTGCTTTAGGCTTGTTCACATTCTATTAAGATGTGCAACATCAGCTGTGGCCCTCTGGCGTCTGCCTTCCTCTCACGTGTTTTATGAACTCTACTGCAAATGCCCACAGGTTTCACTGAGAGAGGCATCACAGTgtgtttctttcattcttcccAATTAAGCTCTTTTTTCAAACACAACAAACAGTGAAGATGGCAAAGAGCAGCTGGCATATGAGTCTGGAGAGGATGAggatgatgaagaggaggaggaagaggaattcAAGCCTTCTGATGGGAGTGAAAATGAAATGGAGACAGAAATTCTGGACTATGTGTGAACTCAGTGAGCAGTCTGGCTGCTGTTGGAACAGAATCGTCTCTGCTCTTGTTCCTTAAGTGCTGAGGATTCAGCCACCACGCCTGGGATGTAGGAAAGCAGAACTTGCACTAAGATGCCGATGACCTGTCTGCACTGGCTGTGGTGCCTGCTGAGGGGTGTCATTCCAAATGTTAGGGAGCCAGTGTCTACGCTTTCATAATTGCTGGCTAATAAGCCCTCAGGCAAGCTCAACAAACTCCCAAGAAAGATCCCTGAATCCAAACCAGCTGGTAATACACCAGAAAAGAGAAGAAGTTGCATTCCTGGATCTCTCCCTGTGTGGGAAGTTCACCTTGGCCGGGTTGGTGGCCGtgtggaaaacagaaaaggtgCCTACAGAGTGCTGGGGCAGCAGTCTAGTGCCACTGGAGGCCCTAAGGCGGGTGCTGCCCTTTTGCTCATCTAAGGGGAATGAAATACTGTGCCATGATGTCAGCATCGAGCCTTGCTCGTGATCTCAGAAataaagccagcaggaaaaaatgttttctgtcagaGAATAATTCCTTCTGCAGGATGTAGTGTAGATTGTCCTCACTAGCTGCTGCACTTCTCAATTCCATTTTGACTTCCCCAGTAGTTAGCAAGGACAGAAGGAAGCAGGCAATGGGGCAAGGCTTCAGGCCCACAGAGGTTGGCCACTCATTAGTCTGCCATTGCTGTCTGGATTGTTACCACCCCATCACAGAGATTAAGGATCTGCTGGCATTTTCTAAACCTTGTGTATTCCCCAGTGTGTTACGAGTGCAAGGTTTCTCGTTAATGGCTGATAATATGCTCTAACGCATGGTTCAGTCTGATTtcagcctcctgctcttgtgAGACGCTTCTCAAGGCTTCAGCATTTTTTAACGTTTGCTGGAGTTTTGTTAGACTGAGATATTTCCTTGGGTTTGGCCTCCAGCCCACAAAGGCAACATCTGCAGGGCTGTCATACGGTAACACATCCCGTGCTCCTGGATACGTGCGTACATACACAGAAGCTGCAGTTGTGGACTGGCTCCTGAGGTGTGCAGTCACCATGGCTCGCTGGGAGATCCTGCGCATTGCCTTGTACCTCAGGGTACCACGGGCTGCAACCGTAAGTACAAAGCCATTTCTTACGGCCTCAAGTCTTCATGAGGGAGGCTGGGCATCCATGGGTCTGTCTGGGGACGCCTCCCCCCAGGGTAAGGTGTAGGTCCTGGCAATGTGGGAATCCAGAGGCATGAGGGGCTCTGCCACAGACTTACCCTTCTCAGTGAAATGCAACAATCAACTAATAAAAAAGGAGAGATGCAGTGGACAGTGGTATGTATGCGCTCAGCTATTAGCAGGCACCAAGAATAAACACTCTTAGAAATGTTACGAAAAACACCTGAAGCAAAGTTTTCTATTAACAGGAGGCCCAAGGCCAAAGCAGCCAGAAATCACTTGTGCCAGAGTTCATTTACTTCCCAACTGTTTTCAAAATTCCTCTGTCTGGGAAGACTGCAATAACTTGGATGTTTAATTCGGCCTGAGCAGGTAACGGCATTACCAGCCCTGCCTGTACAAAGCACCCCTTTCATTTCCAATAGCCCAGGCTTTAAACTAATCTACGTAGCCAAAGGCACAGAGAAATTCTGGATAGTGCAGCTGCATCTTTAATAGCCACACTCAGAATCGCCACACCATCTGAGTAATCTCCACTAATGTCTGTGCAATTATAACATAGAAAATAAACACGCTGGCCGTGTGAGAAAACGAGCCCTTGAGCACCAAAGCAATGATGCCTCAAACCAAGGCAGACTGCCATATCCACACCATAAGGAACAGCCGTTGCATTTGCTCTTAAAACCATTGCTTATACCAAAAGTAGTAAAACCAGTAAATTGGATGTCACATTTATGCAACTGGAAAATGTGACAGTCCCAATAACTCGCAGGTTCAAATGAACAGGGTTCATTTGAAAATCAGGTACTGGTCCCTCAAAACAAAAAGCCTCTATCTTAATTCAAGCACAAAACAAAGCTCAACTCCGCAGTTTACGTAAGGTACGAAATGCCACCTCCTGCAGTGAGGTCCACTCCTCTTTCTCCAGGAACGTGCCGGCATTTTGGGGAAGGAGGACAGGACAACCCCTGCCTTGGGGCAGACACATTTGAGCATCAGTATTTTATTGCAAAGACTAATTACATTGCTGTGTACAAGTCACACCAGGCAGTGTGCTCCTTCATTGAAGTGGTACAAAATACATATGGTACAGCCAGTCCCTGGGTGACGCTgggctgctggggacactggtgggagGGGAACGGGGGGGAAACAGCGTGGCCCCGGggtgggcaggagctggcaggcacGAAGCAGAGGGAGGACCCTGGGGTGCTGATGCCCGAGGGCAGGAGCCAGGCTCcaggcagggtgggaggcaggaggctgcCCCTGCGTCAGGGAGCCAGGGGCTCCCATCATGTGCAGCGATGGGCGACGCCACCtgaggggacacggggctgggagAGCTCAGTGCCAGCCACGCTCGCACCCAAGCAGCCTCTCCCCGCCCAGAGcccgcagcccagctcctgccaccagccccccgAGTGTGGCCGTGCAGCATTGCTGCATCCCCCAGGCCCCTCTTCTGGAGCCGGGGAAGGTGTTGCACCCGCCCGGCAGCGCCGACAGACgggaaagagaaaagatgtgCTGGGAGGAagcgcttaaaaaaaaaaaagagatggagcCAGGAGCAAAAAAAAGTTCCCCCTTCGGTTAGTGTTTCCTACAATGATTAAAACAAGCATCTCTGCCCCTGCTCGAGCGACTTAGTGGtagagaaagaagggaggggggggccgGCGGGTCTGCGCCCCACGAGCACGGCAGAGCAACGCTGCTGCTGCCACATCCCTCCCAGGAGGCTTAAATagcagggtggggagaggagagggactGGGCTGCA
The genomic region above belongs to Rissa tridactyla isolate bRisTri1 chromosome 14, bRisTri1.patW.cur.20221130, whole genome shotgun sequence and contains:
- the GTF3C5 gene encoding general transcription factor 3C polypeptide 5 isoform X3 yields the protein MLLKVKRRTKKKKQLDTEEQIQPEVQFEMEILGTVTTVYKFQGMSDFQYLAMHSGPDGKQTSMYDKVLMLKPEKEEFFNRELPLYIPPPIFSRLDTPVDYFYRPDIQHREGYNNPQVSGENLIGLSRARRPHNAIFVNFDDEEIPTKPLDAAVQTWKKVCTNPVDKKAEEELRKLFEVRPVWSRNAVKANISVHPDKLKLLLPYLAYYMLTGPWRSLWVRFGYDPRKHPEAKIYQVLDFRIRCGMKYGYAPNDMPVKAKRSTYNYSLPITVKKPVSHTVSVHDLKQGLGTSGASGAKKPASSRYKLKESIYVFREGALPPYRQMFYQLCDLNVESLQKIIHRNDGTESECTERDGWCLPKTSDDLRDSMSLMIKQIIRSTRPALFSNTTNSEDGKEQLAYESGEDEDDEEEEEEEFKPSDGSENEMETEILDYV
- the GTF3C5 gene encoding general transcription factor 3C polypeptide 5 isoform X1, whose amino-acid sequence is MAAGRRWGERGSAVLELPRTPRMVCVEYPGLVRDVGAMLLTLGGEQGVSRIYADPAKRLELYFRPKDPYCHPVCANRFPTSTMLLKVKRRTKKKKQLDTEEQIQPEVQFEMEILGTVTTVYKFQGMSDFQYLAMHSGPDGKQTSMYDKVLMLKPEKEEFFNRELPLYIPPPIFSRLDTPVDYFYRPDIQHREGYNNPQVSGENLIGLSRARRPHNAIFVNFDDEEIPTKPLDAAVQTWKKVCTNPVDKKAEEELRKLFEVRPVWSRNAVKANISVHPDKLKLLLPYLAYYMLTGPWRSLWVRFGYDPRKHPEAKIYQVLDFRIRCGMKYGYAPNDMPVKAKRSTYNYSLPITVKKPVSHTVSVHDLKQGLGTSGASGAKKPASSRYKLKESIYVFREGALPPYRQMFYQLCDLNVESLQKIIHRNDGTESECTERDGWCLPKTSDDLRDSMSLMIKQIIRSTRPALFSNTTNSEDGKEQLAYESGEDEDDEEEEEEEFKPSDGSENEMETEILDYV
- the GTF3C5 gene encoding general transcription factor 3C polypeptide 5 isoform X2, whose translation is MAAGRRWGERGSAVLELPRTPRMVCVEYPGLIYADPAKRLELYFRPKDPYCHPVCANRFPTSTMLLKVKRRTKKKKQLDTEEQIQPEVQFEMEILGTVTTVYKFQGMSDFQYLAMHSGPDGKQTSMYDKVLMLKPEKEEFFNRELPLYIPPPIFSRLDTPVDYFYRPDIQHREGYNNPQVSGENLIGLSRARRPHNAIFVNFDDEEIPTKPLDAAVQTWKKVCTNPVDKKAEEELRKLFEVRPVWSRNAVKANISVHPDKLKLLLPYLAYYMLTGPWRSLWVRFGYDPRKHPEAKIYQVLDFRIRCGMKYGYAPNDMPVKAKRSTYNYSLPITVKKPVSHTVSVHDLKQGLGTSGASGAKKPASSRYKLKESIYVFREGALPPYRQMFYQLCDLNVESLQKIIHRNDGTESECTERDGWCLPKTSDDLRDSMSLMIKQIIRSTRPALFSNTTNSEDGKEQLAYESGEDEDDEEEEEEEFKPSDGSENEMETEILDYV